One region of Rhodocaloribacter litoris genomic DNA includes:
- a CDS encoding 6-bladed beta-propeller, translating into MTIGRSALLSVLLLAGCRAETSTRSPDVAPPDTLVPEPLFRLGEEEDDLIFGYIAGALLDGQGRLLVADWDAGTIHVFEADGRPAGQIGQKGEGPGEFQMISSLTLGPNDSLYVHDRALRRISVFDSEGAFVRSITVQAEGRTVPGDLLGAVPEGLLVRYAHVFTPRDDQQSKSLTFVHLIGYDGTRRPDTLLVSPDIERIVLREGGSIHVRTKPFGRGARIQAEPGGALWYGWTERLALERIDWRTGTRRTVITYDLPPQPVSRAERDSLLRDEDLVRMLNATGVSLPEYKPAFSTFVLGPGGTVWVRLTPEHGAGTVPWLVFNAEGAVRAAVRLPVNVWIQDIGADRIVGADRTRAQVVVYRLPEALRGAA; encoded by the coding sequence ATGACCATCGGACGAAGCGCCCTGTTGTCGGTGCTGTTGCTGGCAGGCTGCCGCGCCGAAACGTCTACCCGTTCCCCGGATGTGGCGCCGCCGGATACGCTGGTGCCGGAGCCGCTTTTCCGGCTGGGCGAGGAGGAGGATGACCTGATCTTCGGCTATATCGCCGGCGCGCTCCTCGACGGGCAGGGGCGGCTGCTCGTGGCCGACTGGGACGCGGGCACGATCCACGTCTTCGAGGCGGATGGCCGGCCGGCAGGGCAGATCGGGCAGAAGGGAGAAGGGCCGGGCGAGTTCCAGATGATCAGCAGCCTGACCCTGGGGCCGAACGACTCGCTCTATGTGCACGACCGGGCGCTCCGTCGTATCAGTGTCTTCGATTCGGAGGGTGCTTTCGTGCGGTCGATCACCGTACAGGCAGAAGGTCGGACCGTTCCCGGTGATCTGCTGGGGGCCGTTCCGGAGGGGTTGCTGGTTCGTTACGCGCACGTCTTCACGCCACGAGACGATCAGCAGAGTAAGTCGCTAACGTTTGTCCACCTGATCGGCTACGACGGCACGCGCCGTCCGGACACGCTGCTGGTCTCGCCGGACATCGAGCGGATCGTGCTCCGAGAGGGGGGCAGTATCCACGTTCGGACCAAGCCGTTTGGTCGGGGGGCAAGGATACAGGCGGAGCCCGGCGGTGCGCTCTGGTACGGCTGGACGGAGCGGCTGGCGCTCGAACGGATCGACTGGCGCACGGGCACGCGCCGCACCGTCATCACGTACGACCTGCCGCCGCAACCGGTCTCCCGGGCCGAGCGGGACTCGCTGCTGCGCGACGAAGACCTCGTGCGCATGCTCAACGCGACCGGTGTTTCGCTGCCCGAGTACAAGCCGGCGTTCTCCACCTTCGTGCTCGGGCCGGGCGGTACGGTGTGGGTGCGGCTCACGCCCGAGCACGGCGCCGGAACCGTGCCCTGGCTCGTCTTCAACGCCGAGGGGGCGGTGCGGGCCGCCGTCCGGCTACCCGTGAACGTCTGGATCCAGGACATCGGCGCGGACCGCATCGTGGGCGCCGACCGCACGCGGGCCCAGGTCGTCGTCTACCGGCTGCCCGAGGCACTGCGTGGGGCGGCCTGA
- a CDS encoding efflux RND transporter periplasmic adaptor subunit has product MERVSSVASREEAPRRRRVRGWQVAAGLLVLSVGGLLAYAFWPVLTGQGDEAGRPEDAHAAAPPVAVEAVVVSPVTFPLRAEATGRLAPWRQAVLSAETSGRVVARQVEEGDYVTAGQELLRLDDREARLRLEEAEAALLKARSEYAVQLSRDGVPAVDTTRLAEARRAWTAAQAAHAEGALSDDELEAARRRYEAALLLGGTMREAVQRAVTGLAEAEQRVAQARLQLSRTRITAPFAGRVADLQAEVGQHVAPGQALLTLLDDRRMKVEVDALESDIVHLRRGATAQVRLPALADTVVTGTIHSINPRVDTKTGAGRVTVAVPNPGGRLLSGLFAYVALETRRLPDRLVVPAEAVLVRQGRDLVFVVRGGRAQWQYVTPGPQSGDYVVLVEGVAPGDTVAVAGHHALAHDAPVEVAAVHPAFRE; this is encoded by the coding sequence ATGGAACGTGTTTCTTCGGTAGCGTCGAGGGAGGAGGCGCCCCGGAGGCGGCGGGTGCGGGGCTGGCAGGTGGCCGCGGGGCTGCTGGTGCTGTCGGTGGGCGGGCTGCTGGCGTACGCCTTCTGGCCGGTGTTGACGGGGCAGGGGGACGAGGCGGGGCGCCCCGAAGACGCCCATGCCGCCGCGCCGCCCGTGGCCGTCGAGGCGGTGGTCGTCTCGCCCGTGACCTTTCCGTTGCGGGCCGAGGCCACGGGCCGGCTGGCCCCCTGGCGGCAGGCGGTGCTCAGCGCCGAGACGAGCGGCCGGGTGGTGGCGCGGCAGGTCGAGGAAGGGGACTATGTGACGGCGGGCCAGGAACTCCTTCGCCTGGACGACCGGGAGGCCCGCCTCCGGCTGGAGGAGGCCGAGGCGGCCCTGCTCAAGGCCCGGAGCGAGTACGCCGTCCAGCTCAGCCGCGACGGGGTCCCCGCCGTCGACACGACGCGGCTGGCCGAGGCTCGCCGGGCCTGGACGGCCGCACAGGCCGCCCACGCCGAGGGCGCCCTCTCGGACGACGAGCTGGAGGCCGCACGGCGACGCTATGAGGCGGCCCTGCTGCTGGGCGGGACGATGCGCGAGGCCGTGCAGCGTGCCGTGACCGGCCTGGCCGAGGCCGAGCAGCGGGTGGCGCAGGCCCGCCTCCAGCTGAGCCGGACCCGCATCACCGCGCCGTTCGCCGGGCGCGTGGCCGACCTGCAGGCCGAGGTGGGGCAGCACGTCGCCCCCGGCCAGGCCCTGCTCACCCTGCTCGACGACCGGCGCATGAAGGTGGAGGTGGACGCCCTGGAATCGGACATCGTCCACCTGCGGCGCGGCGCCACGGCGCAGGTGCGCCTGCCCGCCCTGGCGGACACCGTCGTCACCGGCACCATCCATTCCATCAACCCCCGCGTCGACACGAAGACGGGGGCGGGGCGGGTGACGGTGGCCGTGCCCAACCCCGGCGGCCGCCTGCTCAGCGGGCTCTTCGCCTATGTGGCCCTGGAAACCCGGCGCCTTCCCGACCGGCTGGTGGTGCCTGCCGAAGCCGTGCTCGTGCGGCAGGGGCGGGACCTGGTGTTCGTCGTGCGGGGCGGGCGGGCACAATGGCAGTACGTGACCCCCGGCCCGCAGTCGGGCGACTACGTGGTGCTGGTCGAAGGCGTCGCGCCGGGGGATACGGTGGCGGTGGCGGGGCATCACGCCCTGGCGCACGATGCGCCCGTCGAGGTGGCCGCCGTCCACCCGGCCTTTCGCGAGTGA
- a CDS encoding efflux RND transporter permease subunit, with protein MRGLITWCLHRPVAVTALSLLAVGLAVLAYVRLPVALLPELRFPALAVWTAYPDVPPERVERAVTEPVEAAVAGVEGLEEVTGRSLLGGSLVVLRFGWNTNLDLAQLNVREQLDRLGEALPEEAERPVVLRLDPSERPVMLLALRRRAPADTVRAVDDPARQDRQDLVALKRLARDVVARRLEQLGGVARVRVTGGFDPEVEVRLDAERLARYGLSVGQVEQALRAANVTLPGGLIRRGPFRYAVEVRGAFTTEADVMQTIVGRAGLTPLRLADVATVRPGVAERRGLVRFQGDEALLLVVERTADANTVMTAEEVRAALASLEAEVPGIRLEVVVDESRFIRQAIAGVRQAVLLGGVLALLVLLVFLRRPRVLLAVAVAVPLSLALALVGFELAGLSFNLISLSGLALGVGMLVDNAIVVTENIARLREQGRPALEAAREGTAEVAAAITASTLTTLAVFGPLAFVEGLAGRLFRDQALAVVFALLASLVVALAVVPVLAGRDARPGRVRPPGGGRWLAAYERLLRWGLRRRGRVVLLAALLLVVAAAVAWRLPRQVVPRSDQGRLTMHVAAPPGVDLPQLAQWVAPLEAAARRTPGVAHVLADLGERDEARLDLDPRPPYEGTLTVVTAEGVPVEAVRAALAAAPVPPALAVEVRPERTQLETLLAPGEAELWLDLHADRRDEAEQAADAVLARLRQAPALANVRRAYAREVPAYALHFRRDQLARFGLPASRLAELLAAAARGVEATALQMVSEDIPIRLRLPEATSLQALLQTEIPTGEGLMPLGLFVEAEPVSLPASLLRAEQAPVVRLLADVAPGADLQAARAALEDAVAGTLPPGVRATVGGATDAFREGLRAAAWSLLLSLFLVYLILAAQFESLVQPLVILAAVPLAAAGVALALALTGQSVNLMSLTGLVVLVGIVVNDAIIKVDFINRRRAEGMALHAAIEAAGRDRVRPILMTTLTTVLGLLPLALGLGAGGALQQPLALAVIGGLLGATLLTLVVVPVLYTFVAGKDHGTGRV; from the coding sequence ATGCGTGGCCTGATCACCTGGTGCCTGCATCGTCCCGTCGCCGTGACGGCGTTGAGCCTGCTGGCGGTGGGGCTGGCGGTGCTCGCGTACGTGCGGCTGCCGGTGGCCCTGCTGCCGGAGCTGCGCTTCCCGGCGCTGGCGGTCTGGACGGCCTACCCGGACGTGCCGCCGGAGCGGGTGGAGCGGGCCGTGACCGAGCCGGTGGAAGCCGCCGTGGCCGGGGTTGAAGGCCTGGAGGAGGTCACCGGGCGGAGCCTGCTCGGCGGCAGCCTGGTGGTGCTGCGCTTCGGGTGGAACACCAACCTGGACCTGGCCCAGCTCAACGTGCGCGAGCAACTCGACCGGCTGGGCGAGGCGCTGCCCGAGGAGGCCGAGCGCCCCGTGGTGCTGCGCCTGGACCCGAGCGAGCGCCCCGTGATGCTCCTGGCCCTGCGCCGCCGCGCGCCGGCCGACACGGTGCGGGCTGTGGACGACCCGGCCCGCCAGGACCGGCAGGACCTGGTGGCCCTCAAGCGGCTCGCCCGCGATGTCGTCGCCCGGCGGCTCGAACAGCTCGGCGGCGTGGCCCGCGTGCGCGTCACCGGCGGCTTCGACCCCGAGGTGGAGGTGCGTCTCGACGCCGAGCGGCTGGCCCGCTACGGCCTCTCGGTCGGGCAGGTGGAGCAGGCCCTGCGGGCGGCCAACGTCACGTTGCCGGGGGGCCTGATCCGGCGCGGGCCGTTCCGCTACGCCGTAGAAGTGCGCGGCGCCTTCACCACCGAGGCGGACGTGATGCAGACCATCGTGGGGCGTGCGGGCCTCACCCCCCTCCGCCTGGCCGACGTGGCGACGGTGCGGCCCGGGGTGGCCGAACGGCGGGGCCTCGTCCGCTTCCAGGGCGACGAGGCGCTGCTGCTGGTGGTGGAGCGTACCGCCGACGCCAACACGGTGATGACGGCCGAAGAGGTGCGCGCGGCGCTGGCCTCCCTCGAAGCCGAGGTGCCCGGCATCCGGCTGGAGGTGGTGGTGGACGAGAGCCGGTTCATCCGGCAGGCCATCGCCGGGGTGCGGCAGGCGGTGTTGCTGGGCGGGGTGCTGGCCCTGCTCGTGCTGCTGGTGTTCCTCCGGCGGCCCCGCGTGTTGCTGGCCGTGGCGGTGGCCGTGCCCCTGTCGCTGGCCCTGGCGCTGGTGGGCTTCGAGCTGGCCGGCCTCTCGTTCAACCTGATCTCGCTGAGCGGGCTGGCCCTGGGCGTGGGGATGCTGGTGGACAACGCCATCGTGGTCACGGAGAACATCGCACGGCTGCGGGAGCAGGGACGGCCGGCGCTGGAGGCGGCCCGCGAGGGGACGGCCGAGGTGGCCGCCGCCATCACCGCCAGCACGCTGACGACGCTGGCCGTCTTCGGGCCGCTGGCGTTCGTGGAGGGGCTGGCGGGCCGCCTCTTCCGGGACCAGGCGCTGGCCGTCGTCTTCGCGCTGCTGGCGTCGCTGGTGGTGGCGCTGGCGGTGGTGCCGGTGCTGGCCGGGCGCGATGCGCGGCCGGGGCGAGTGCGCCCGCCGGGCGGAGGGCGCTGGCTGGCGGCCTACGAGCGTCTGCTCCGGTGGGGCCTGCGGCGGCGGGGGCGGGTGGTGCTGCTGGCCGCGCTGCTGTTGGTCGTTGCCGCGGCCGTCGCCTGGCGGCTGCCGCGCCAGGTGGTGCCCCGCTCGGACCAGGGCCGCCTGACGATGCACGTCGCCGCGCCGCCCGGGGTGGACCTGCCGCAGCTTGCCCAGTGGGTGGCCCCGCTCGAGGCGGCGGCCCGCCGGACGCCCGGCGTGGCCCACGTGCTGGCCGACCTGGGCGAGCGCGACGAGGCCCGCCTCGACCTCGACCCCCGCCCGCCCTACGAGGGCACCCTGACGGTGGTGACGGCGGAGGGTGTTCCGGTGGAGGCGGTGCGCGCGGCGCTGGCCGCGGCCCCCGTGCCGCCGGCGCTGGCCGTGGAGGTGCGGCCGGAACGCACCCAGCTGGAGACGCTGCTGGCCCCCGGCGAGGCGGAGCTGTGGCTGGACCTCCACGCCGACCGGCGCGACGAGGCCGAGCAGGCCGCCGACGCCGTGCTGGCCCGCCTCCGGCAGGCCCCGGCGCTGGCGAACGTCCGGCGTGCCTATGCCCGTGAGGTGCCCGCCTATGCCCTCCACTTCCGCCGCGACCAGCTGGCCCGCTTCGGCCTGCCGGCCTCCCGCCTGGCCGAGCTGCTGGCGGCGGCAGCCCGGGGCGTCGAGGCGACGGCGCTCCAGATGGTCAGCGAAGACATCCCCATCCGGCTGCGGCTGCCGGAGGCCACCTCGCTCCAGGCCCTCCTGCAGACGGAGATCCCCACGGGCGAGGGCCTGATGCCGCTCGGCCTGTTCGTCGAAGCCGAGCCGGTGTCGTTGCCGGCGTCGTTGCTCCGGGCAGAGCAGGCGCCGGTGGTGCGCCTGCTGGCCGACGTGGCGCCGGGCGCCGACCTGCAGGCCGCCCGGGCGGCCCTCGAAGACGCCGTGGCCGGGACCCTGCCGCCGGGCGTGCGGGCCACCGTGGGCGGCGCCACCGACGCCTTCCGCGAGGGGCTTCGCGCTGCCGCCTGGAGCCTGCTGCTGAGCCTCTTCCTCGTCTACCTGATCCTGGCGGCCCAGTTCGAGAGCCTCGTGCAGCCCCTGGTGATCCTGGCAGCCGTGCCGCTGGCCGCCGCCGGCGTGGCGCTGGCGCTCGCCCTGACGGGGCAGTCCGTCAACCTGATGAGCCTCACCGGGCTGGTGGTGCTCGTGGGCATTGTGGTCAACGACGCCATCATCAAGGTGGACTTCATCAACCGGCGGCGGGCCGAGGGGATGGCGCTGCACGCGGCCATCGAGGCGGCGGGGCGCGACCGCGTACGCCCCATCCTCATGACCACCCTCACCACGGTGCTGGGCCTGCTGCCGCTGGCGCTGGGCCTGGGCGCCGGCGGGGCGCTCCAGCAGCCGCTGGCGCTGGCCGTCATCGGCGGGCTGCTCGGCGCCACCCTCCTGACGCTCGTCGTGGTGCCGGTGCTCTACACGTTCGTGGCAGGCAAAGACCACGGGACAGGCAGGGTGTAG
- a CDS encoding T9SS type A sorting domain-containing protein, with protein MKPVLVLALAAWAVLTPVLTGSPDVRAQPAPEGRAATAPTCIYRAEPRVAGYARKAALPATRPRTATFDVRFIDENPSDPWPEEARAALLYALDLWASFIVSPVPITIEATWADLGSCTGGAFTLAQAGPTTLWRNVRQAPFPDTWYPAPLAEALHGADLNNGEPDLAAAFNRRCGPSGQNRWHFDPNRTPLPDRLDFVTVALHELAHGLGFLGSAAVDDGRDGNGTECDGTGGHGCLGFDDGTPAVFDRFPEDGFGTRLVALPSPSATLGEALTGRREGLFFGGPLAVSAYGDLPPPLYAPARFDAGSSYAHLDEQTFNDTPDALMTPSLAQAEVLHHPGEVTCGLMADLGWTVTAACSPRAGKPPPPDRTFTLSGVFPNPFTGAARLLLTPGDSEPLTVDVYDALGRHVARLHEGPLTPGLPRLFTLDGTRLAAGVYFIRVSGPTFTATRTAVRR; from the coding sequence ATGAAGCCCGTCCTCGTGCTAGCCCTGGCCGCCTGGGCCGTCCTGACGCCGGTCCTCACGGGCTCGCCGGACGTGCGTGCCCAGCCCGCGCCGGAGGGTCGTGCCGCCACCGCGCCCACCTGTATCTACCGGGCCGAACCCCGCGTGGCCGGCTATGCCCGCAAGGCCGCCCTGCCGGCAACCCGCCCACGCACGGCCACCTTCGACGTCCGCTTCATCGACGAAAACCCGTCCGATCCCTGGCCGGAGGAAGCCCGCGCCGCGCTGCTGTACGCGCTCGACCTCTGGGCCAGCTTCATCGTCTCCCCCGTCCCGATCACCATCGAGGCCACCTGGGCCGACCTGGGCAGTTGTACGGGAGGCGCCTTCACGCTGGCCCAGGCCGGGCCGACCACCCTCTGGCGCAACGTGCGGCAGGCGCCGTTCCCCGACACCTGGTACCCGGCCCCCCTGGCCGAGGCCCTGCACGGCGCGGACCTCAACAACGGCGAGCCCGACCTGGCCGCCGCCTTCAACCGGCGCTGCGGCCCCTCCGGGCAGAACCGCTGGCACTTCGACCCGAACCGTACACCGCTCCCGGACCGGCTCGACTTCGTCACCGTGGCGCTGCACGAGCTGGCCCACGGCCTCGGCTTCCTCGGCTCGGCCGCCGTGGACGACGGGCGCGACGGCAACGGAACCGAATGTGACGGCACCGGCGGCCACGGCTGCCTCGGCTTCGACGACGGCACCCCCGCCGTCTTCGACCGCTTCCCCGAGGACGGCTTCGGCACCCGCCTCGTGGCCCTCCCCAGCCCCTCGGCCACGCTCGGCGAGGCCCTCACCGGCCGGCGCGAAGGGCTGTTCTTCGGCGGCCCGCTGGCCGTCAGCGCCTACGGCGACCTCCCGCCGCCCCTCTACGCCCCCGCCCGCTTCGACGCCGGCAGCAGCTACGCCCACCTCGACGAGCAGACCTTCAACGACACGCCCGACGCCCTGATGACGCCCTCGCTTGCCCAGGCCGAGGTGCTGCACCATCCCGGCGAGGTCACGTGCGGCCTCATGGCCGACCTCGGCTGGACCGTCACGGCCGCCTGCAGCCCCCGGGCCGGCAAGCCGCCGCCGCCCGACCGCACCTTCACCCTCTCCGGCGTCTTCCCCAACCCGTTCACCGGCGCGGCCCGGCTGCTCCTCACCCCCGGCGACAGCGAACCCCTCACCGTCGACGTCTACGACGCACTGGGTCGCCACGTGGCCCGCCTGCACGAGGGCCCACTCACGCCGGGCCTGCCCCGCCTCTTCACCCTCGACGGCACCCGCCTGGCGGCCGGCGTCTACTTCATCCGCGTCTCCGGCCCGACGTTCACCGCCACCCGCACGGCCGTCCGCCGCTGA
- a CDS encoding DUF6615 family protein, which produces MNAVCNTFRYLAYKTWNLLSSARLVQYQPGEETITDINVLELKKRHHLQIVTQTFSKPEEGKTGADWEWWLTGSSRHWFGFRVQAKVINLNTNKFEHLHYKSPKSKLYQSDRLIVNALRSKVPLVPLYCLYSHWNGDLHSQLFCCLTFGIAPEFFGCSLMSAFDVRQLRLQGNVLDLSSVRPHFYPWHCLVCCSGYGVTDLPSRARSFWHEVIRRNEISMKASEDEELDSDELADLREIYNNLDLAEDPPMHVSQLLSGELAEPPDQDIGGVIIVRESQEAVA; this is translated from the coding sequence ATGAATGCCGTCTGCAATACGTTCCGTTACCTTGCATATAAGACATGGAATCTCTTGTCATCCGCTCGTTTGGTCCAGTATCAACCTGGGGAAGAGACAATCACCGATATCAACGTGTTGGAATTGAAGAAGCGACATCACCTACAAATCGTAACCCAGACGTTTTCAAAGCCGGAAGAGGGCAAAACAGGCGCAGATTGGGAATGGTGGCTTACCGGCTCAAGCAGGCACTGGTTTGGGTTTCGCGTTCAGGCGAAGGTCATAAATCTTAACACGAACAAATTTGAGCATCTGCATTACAAGAGCCCAAAGAGCAAGTTGTACCAGAGTGACCGCCTTATCGTGAACGCTCTGCGCAGTAAGGTCCCGCTTGTGCCCCTTTACTGTCTCTATTCACATTGGAATGGGGATCTGCATTCTCAACTTTTCTGTTGTCTGACCTTTGGTATTGCCCCGGAGTTCTTTGGCTGCAGCCTAATGTCAGCTTTTGACGTTCGCCAGCTTCGGCTCCAAGGCAACGTTCTTGACTTGAGTTCGGTGAGGCCTCACTTCTACCCTTGGCATTGTCTTGTATGCTGTTCAGGCTACGGCGTTACCGATCTGCCGAGCCGTGCGAGGAGTTTCTGGCACGAGGTTATCCGGCGAAACGAGATTTCCATGAAAGCATCTGAGGATGAAGAACTCGACTCTGATGAACTCGCAGATCTTCGCGAGATCTACAATAACCTTGACCTAGCGGAAGATCCGCCGATGCATGTTTCACAACTTCTTTCGGGTGAGCTTGCCGAGCCACCCGATCAAGACATCGGGGGAGTCATCATCGTCCGCGAAAGCCAAGAGGCTGTTGCCTGA
- a CDS encoding IS4 family transposase: protein MDTEAIPDLPEVDELSTWLVHELHDMALGDKRLDRRLLDTGAKLAARPSVSINQACADWADTKAAYRLFDNAKTTAEKIRAPHYRRTRERAQGHKRLFAIQDTTYLNYTHHPSTKGLGPIGTAQQNLSGIVMHTSLLMTEQGLPLGLAGQAIWVRPPTMHQRTADERRKLPIEEKESSKWLQALQQTQAVVPPEAQLITIGDSESDLFELFHQARTLETDLLVRAAQNRSVCAPEVGRLWEVMGRQAACGQLQVLVPARKGKPKRQASVTVRFAPVSLKAPRHLRKKMGDMPLYAVLVQEEAPPAEDPPLCWLLLSTVPVHRFADAVERIRWYGLRWQIEVYHKVLKSGCRVEKAQLASVERLMPYLALFSIIAWRLFWMTLVARHAPDVPCTLVLAEHEWRALYAFHHKTQQVPARPPTVGQVVLWIARLGGFLARKSDGPPGVTVLWRGWQRLTDIASAWLVFHPS from the coding sequence ATGGATACGGAAGCAATCCCAGACCTCCCTGAGGTCGATGAACTCTCCACCTGGCTTGTGCATGAATTGCACGACATGGCGCTGGGCGACAAGCGCCTGGACCGGCGACTGCTCGACACCGGCGCCAAACTGGCGGCCAGGCCTTCGGTGTCGATCAATCAGGCCTGTGCGGATTGGGCCGACACCAAGGCCGCCTACCGGCTCTTCGACAATGCCAAAACGACCGCCGAGAAGATCCGGGCGCCCCATTATCGCCGTACGCGGGAGCGGGCCCAGGGGCACAAACGGCTCTTTGCCATTCAGGATACGACCTACCTGAACTATACCCATCATCCCAGTACAAAGGGGCTCGGACCCATCGGCACCGCGCAGCAGAACCTGTCCGGCATAGTCATGCACACCAGCCTGCTCATGACCGAGCAGGGCCTTCCGCTCGGATTGGCCGGTCAGGCCATCTGGGTGCGCCCCCCCACGATGCACCAGCGCACCGCAGACGAACGACGCAAGCTGCCCATCGAAGAGAAGGAAAGTTCCAAGTGGCTCCAGGCCCTGCAACAGACCCAGGCCGTCGTTCCCCCCGAGGCCCAGCTCATCACCATCGGCGACAGCGAGTCCGACCTTTTTGAGCTTTTTCACCAGGCCCGCACCCTGGAGACCGACCTGCTGGTGCGAGCCGCCCAGAACCGCTCCGTCTGTGCACCCGAAGTGGGGCGGCTCTGGGAGGTGATGGGCCGGCAAGCGGCGTGCGGGCAGTTGCAGGTGCTCGTCCCCGCCCGCAAAGGGAAGCCGAAACGCCAGGCCTCGGTCACGGTGCGCTTTGCGCCTGTGAGCTTGAAAGCCCCTCGGCACCTGCGCAAAAAGATGGGCGATATGCCGCTCTATGCGGTGCTGGTGCAAGAGGAGGCCCCGCCCGCGGAGGACCCGCCTTTGTGCTGGCTTCTTTTGAGCACGGTGCCGGTGCATCGTTTTGCCGACGCCGTGGAGCGGATCCGGTGGTACGGCCTGCGCTGGCAGATTGAGGTCTATCACAAGGTGCTCAAATCGGGATGCCGTGTGGAAAAAGCCCAGTTGGCCAGCGTGGAGCGTCTGATGCCCTATCTGGCCCTGTTCAGCATCATAGCCTGGCGTCTTTTCTGGATGACCCTGGTGGCCCGTCATGCGCCTGATGTGCCCTGCACGCTGGTGCTGGCCGAGCATGAGTGGCGGGCTCTGTATGCCTTCCACCACAAGACGCAGCAGGTGCCTGCCCGGCCGCCCACGGTGGGCCAGGTGGTCCTGTGGATCGCCCGGCTGGGCGGCTTTCTGGCTCGCAAAAGCGATGGGCCTCCGGGTGTCACTGTGCTCTGGCGCGGCTGGCAACGTCTCACCGATATCGCCTCCGCCTGGCTCGTCTTTCACCCCTCCTGA
- a CDS encoding IS5 family transposase (programmed frameshift): MARRYELSDHQFALIKDVLSQAKTTRRRRPRRDDRTILNSIFWVLGSGAAWRDLPERFGPWQTVYDRYRRWSRDGTIDRVLESLQLQLLDDGTLDLETWLPDSTTVRAQRAAAGAKKKAGTDARTNAAEQALGRSRGGLTTKVHLVCDGCGTPLSVHLSAGKCHDSPQFAPTFEAVTVPARPKVLVADRGYDRAAIRSYLSGQGIEPVIPKRRSKAVPEPEPACPVRYRRRNVIERLIGHLKECRRLASRYEKLARHYLTMVKLACIRRIFKLHFSDTA; encoded by the exons ATGGCCCGACGCTACGAGCTTTCCGATCACCAGTTCGCGCTGATCAAAGACGTTCTTTCACAAGCGAAGACCACCCGCCGACGACGGCCCCGGCGCGATGACCGCACGATCCTAAACAGCATCTTCTGGGTGCTCGGCTCCGGCGCCGCCTGGCGCGATCTGCCCGAGCGCTTCGGCCCCTGGCAGACCGTCTACGACCGGTACCGGCGATGGAGCCGAGATGGTACGATTGACCGCGTCCTGGAGTCGCTTCAACTGCAACTGCTCGACGACGGCACGCTGGACTTAGAAACCTGGTTGC CTGATTCGACCACGGTGCGCGCCCAACGGGCCGCCGCCGGGGCGAAAAAAAAGGCGGGCACTGATGCCAGGACCAACGCCGCCGAGCAGGCCCTCGGGCGCAGTCGGGGCGGTTTGACGACGAAGGTGCACCTGGTTTGCGACGGGTGCGGCACGCCGTTGTCGGTGCACCTGAGTGCGGGAAAATGCCACGACAGCCCGCAGTTCGCCCCGACCTTCGAAGCGGTCACGGTGCCGGCGCGACCGAAGGTGCTCGTGGCCGACCGCGGCTATGATCGTGCGGCGATCCGCTCGTACTTGAGCGGGCAGGGCATTGAGCCGGTGATTCCGAAGCGTCGGAGCAAGGCGGTGCCGGAGCCAGAGCCGGCCTGCCCGGTGCGCTACCGGCGCCGCAACGTCATCGAGCGCCTGATCGGTCATTTGAAGGAGTGCCGTCGGTTGGCTTCGCGCTATGAGAAGCTGGCGCGACATTATCTGACGATGGTCAAACTCGCCTGCATACGGCGTATCTTCAAACTCCATTTTTCAGACACAGCCTAG